gcatgtaTTCACACCCTGGcgattgtgagaagtgttcattcatgcatgaattcatgccttatacatgtgagcAACATCACGTGTTACAAAGGATCATGGAATGAATCCAGGCATATTTGGGTTTTAATACAGCAGAGTAACACACATGAATGGCATCTCTCACAGTAGGACTGAATCTCTCAGTAACTTTGACCACATCTTCAAAGCACACAGGAAGCAGAAACTGCAATGCTTATTGAGATTTCAGAGAACAGGCCCTGTTCACTGTAAAGGTCAACAGTTATTGTAATTTGTATTCATAGGGTGTAGAGAATGATGCTAATGaatcaatactggagcaacagaacccagaaccaaccgctccaatactggagcaacagaacccagaaccaaccactccaatactggagcaacagaacccagaaccaaccgctccaatactggagcaacagaacccagaaccaaccgctccaatactggagcaacagaacccagaaccaaccgctccaatactggagcaacagaacccagaaccaaccACTCAAATacgagcaacagaacccagaaccaactGCTCAAATACTGgcgcaacagaacccagaacgaACCGCTCAAATACGAGCAATAGAACCCAGAACCAACTGCTCAAATACGAGCAATAGAAACCAGAACCAACTGCTCAAATccgagcaacagaacccagaaccaaccgctccaatactggagcaacagaacccagaaccaaccacgccaatactggagcaacagaacccagaaccaaccGCTCCAATACTGGAGCAACGGAACCCAGAACCAACCGCTCCAATACTGGAGCAATAGAACCCAGAACCAACCGCtccaatactggagcaacagaacccagaaacaACCACTCAAATacgagcaacagaacccagaaccaactGCTCAAATACTGgcgcaacagaacccagaacgaACCGCTCAAATACGAGCAATAGAACCCAGAACCAACTGCTCAAATACGAGCAATAGAAACCAGAACCAACTGCTCAAATccgagcaacagaacccagaaccaaccACTCAAATACTGgcgcaacagaacccagaaccaaccGCTCAAATacaagcaacagaacccagaaccgctCAGAATTAtagagtcataagaacataagaaagtttacaaacgagaggaggtcattcggcccatcttgcttgtttggttgttaatagcttgttgatcccagaatctcatcaagcagcttcttgaaggatcccagggtgtcagcttcaacaacattactggggagttgattccagaccctcacaattctctgtgtaaaaaagtgcctcctattttcttttctgaatgcccctttgtctaaactccatttgtgacccctggtcacaGATAGAGGAAGCTAAATGTTTAAAAGCTGTTTACTGTAGATAGATAAAAACAACACGATTCTATAAAGTAAACTGCAGAGACAATCACAGATCGAGTGAGAGCCCAGGAGCTGAGACACGGTGGAAACGCAGAGCAGGCATTGCTTTGCACACAGCATGCACAGCACCACTCACAACCGCACAGCTTCTGTTACAATTACTCTGAGCACCCCATAAACTATTGCAATTATATTTTtctccaaatgtttttttaatgatcattCCCATAATATGTGTGACAAAGTCCTATTTGTCTTTTTGTTCGAGCttttcattctttgttttttattatcaTGACATACAAGTTGTAATTTGAAAGCAATCTGACCCTCAGTCGTTGCTGTCGCATTGTCTTGATGCTTCAGTTTGGGAGAGAGATGCAAAAACTACAACCCCCAGAAGACAATGCGGTATGATCGTTAAAGGGGGCGGGCTTGGTAGTTGTGAGTGGCCACGTGTGGGGAAGAAGCTGCGGCGCGAAAGTTCACCTCTGTCCTGCACGGAAAGTGAAGTTGGGCTCAGCACTTCAGGTAATAATGATGAGTGATAGAGGGGGTTTAATTAGTGCACTTAAACCCGGACTGCTTGATAGGAGGGAGGAGGTGGATCAGCGTATCATCACTACTGCGTACACTGTGTTCACCCTGAACGAGTACTATACCCGTACAGATTTAATaagaataaaacagttttaaagcGAAAACATGTTACTACAACTGAGTTGTTTTGTAGACAGGCTttgtaagggaaaaaaaaaaaattaaaacctaacaaaaccaaacatgaaacgtatatttattttacaggaaaaCAGATCTTGAGTTCCCGCTGTTGTGTGTCAGTGGAACCATGTCCCTtgtagttctgtgtttgtgtcctaTTGTGACCAAGCggtttgtagttctgtgtttgtgtcctaTTGTGACCAAGCggtttgtagttctgtgtttgtgtcctaTTGTGACCAAGCggtttgtagttctgtgtttgtgtcctaTTCTGACCAAGCggtttgtagttctgtgtttgtgtcctaTTGTGACCAAGCggtttgtagttctgtgtttgtgtcctaTTGTGACCAAGCggtttgtagttctgtgtttgtgtcctaTTGTGACCAAGCggtttgtagttctgtgtttgtgtcctaTTGTGACCAAGCggtttgtagttctgtgtttgtgtcctaTTCTGACCAAGCggtttgtagttctgtgtttgtgtcctaTTGTGACCAAGCggtttgtagttctgtgtttgtgtcctaTTGTGACCAAGCggtttgtagttctgtgtttgtgtcctaTTGTGACCAAGCggtttgtagttctgtgtttgtgtcctaTTGTGACCAAGCggtttgtagttctgtgtttgtgtcctaTTGTGACCAAGCggtttgtagttctgtgtttgtgtcctaTTGTGACCAAGCggtttgtagttctgtgtttgtgtcctaTTGTGACCAAGCggtttgtagttctgtgtttgtgtcctaTTGTGACCAAGCggtttgtagttctgtgtttgtgtcctaTTGTGACCAAGCggtttgtagttctgtgtttgtgtcctaTTGTGACCAAGCggtttgtagttctgtgtttgtgtcctaTTGTGACCAAGCggtttgtagttctgtgtttgtgtcctaTTGTGACCAAGCggtttgtagttctgtgtttgtgtcctaTTGTGACCAAGCggtttgtagttctgtgtttgtgtcctaTTGTGACCAAGCggtttgtagttctgtgtttgtgtcctaTTGTGACCAAGCggtttgtagttctgtgtttgtgtcctaTTGTGACCAAGCggtttgtagttctgtgtttgtgtcctaTTGTGACCAAGCggtttgtagttctgtgtttgtgtcctaTTGTGACCAAGCGGTTTGTATTGGTGTACAGTGTGTCCAGCCCAGCTGTATCCTTCACCATCAAAGCACAGCATCTGGGTGGAGATGAACCCATTGGCTTCCCTCACGCTCCGCCCCTTCATTCACATGCCTGCTGTGGGGTAAAGCCTTGGAAGTGTGGGACTGGCAGACACGCATTTAATGTATGAAGTGAAAGAGCTCTCCTGCATGCTGAGCACAGTGTTCCTGGCAGGACTCCTTCTCGTTTCTGAGAGCACGCTGAGCCCTAGATGCGTTGGGTATGAAGTGAAAGAGTTTGGTGTGAATAATCTGTTCCTGCATCACTGCTGCTACCCAGTCACTCTGCTTTGTCTCCAGTCCCAGTGTGCTTGGCATGGGGTCCTTCTTGGTGGTGATGTAATGCTTTGTGCCCCTGCAGTGGCTGTCCTCGGAGAATGCCTGCCCTGATCCAGCACCCTGGATACTCTGAGTCGGAGCTCCAGCGTGTTGAGGAGAAGCTGGTGTGCCGGGAATCCCAGGTGTCCATGCTGCTTTCGATATTCGGGGAGGTAAACACGCCCTCCTGTACCCCTTTGAAACCCTGTCAAGTCATGCCATTCTAGGAGAATGCAGGTTCAGTTACAGTGGATAAGTCACCAATATCACACTGCAGGCAGGACTTCTTCATGATCACATTTCTGTGTATTAGGATAGAGCCATGACCAAAAACAGTGTGATAGTTTTATCAGTAAAAACAATCACTGtcttaacagtaaaacattttcattgagTCACCCTTCAGTAGGGCTTGAGGGGCTCCTCTCCTTTCTGTCATTCCTGAGATCTAAGGGAGCATGCTGGCTTCTCCTTGCTGTGAATGATATTTacttattcatttgtttatttattaaacaggtGCAAGCCCATATTCTTACCTTGTGTCATTAACTACCCCGGGCAACCAAACTAAACCCCTTTCAGTTTTGAGAATGTGAGAGTAGGATAGTGCATGTTGctgtttgtattggtttgtattttgtgtttctctgcagtgcAGCTACCTCTCtggtttgtggtgtgtgtttctctgcagtgcAGCTACCTCTCtggtttgtggtgtgtgtttctctgcagtgcAGCTACCTCTCTGGTTTgtagtgtgtgtttctctgcagtgcAGCTACCTCTCtggtttgtggtgtgtgtttctctgcagtgcAGCTACCTCTCtggtttgtggtgtgtgtttctctgcagtgAAGCTACCTCTCtggtttgtattgtgtgtttctcTGCAGCCCCAGCAGTACAGCTACCCCTCTGTGTTCATCTATGGGCATGCAGCCACTGGGAAGAGCTTGGTCACGCAGACGCTGCTTCGCGAGCTGCAggtaaatctgttttttaaatcatgcttAATAAGCAGTTTGCAGCGGCACAGTCAGTGGTGTGTGCTCACCTCACCTCGCCAGGGTTCGGGTCCAGGCCTGTGTTTGGATTCCAAGTCCCATTGTGTTTCCTTGGAAGGGACTGGGATTGGAATTCATGTCCTAGAGACATATAAATTGTTGTGGTTGTTCAGTTGCTTTCATTTggagccaatttaattgactagcAGTGACTTCAGTTGAAGTAATGTGTTGCCATGTAAAGCTCATTTGAACAGAATACTACTCATTGCAATTTTAATCAGctatgtgttggaattgattgaaagggaattggaatttgaAATGGAACTGGAATTCAGCCCAGCCCTGTGTTCTAATGGGTTCTATGTTCAGTCTGCTAGCTGCTCCAGTCTCTCTCTGTCAGCACCCTGTACCATGTGGAGACACCTTTTCAATTCATGCTTTTGGACAGAGTAgtaattgaaaatgtgtttcgTTAGTCTGAGAGGTTGAATGCGTTACTGACAAGGACACTATTCTTAATGCACAGTCCTGACTGTcggggtgtgtgtggggtgggggtgggggtgggggtcttGGAAGTGGGTTTAGATTGTGGTCAGAGAAAACATCATTGAAACCCTCATTATCATTGATGGTTTTTAAAAGCTATTTGAGATGTTTTTTATTGCCTGCACGCTTGAATTGAAATGGACTGAATTGATGgtttttgtaaagcacagagtgtgtgtgctgcctgAGCCACGGCTTCCCTGCATGTCGTCTTTCATGTTTGAGTGTGAGGGTGAAAGTGAGGACGGTGTTCAGTTTGAAATATTGCTGGTTTGATGTAAGATTTCTCTCTGTGATTGGATATGAATGTGCTACTGTATAAATCCTGAGAAACTCTAAAGAGATGCATCTGTTACAGGGCTGGCAATGAgattcctattgcacagcagtgtcactcATTCCAGGCTTTGCTACCAGCTCGATTAGCCAGTGTGTATAGGGAACAGGCTCGGGTGTGTCTTAaaatcctagtgaaagcaggCATGGGTGAAACTCCTGTGCAGTGGGAGTGTTATGTGCatccttgtgttgtgtgtgtctgagcccatctctctccctccccagcTCCCTCACGCGCTGTTGAACTGTGTGGAGTGTTTCACGTCTCGCCTGCTCTTTGAACACATCCTGAACCAGCTGTACGCTCACAGCCCCTCCCCGGACAACGAGTTCTCCTCTCACACTCGCTGCGATTCCTTCAATGACTTCATCCGGCTCTACAGACAGCTGGCTGACCTACACCAGCAGGACACCACCTACATTGTGAGTACAGCagaatattaccagcgctttctctaaccactgagcttctcaaacccactacaacccagcgctttctctaaccactgagcttctcaaacccactgcagcccagcgctttctctaaccactgagcttctcaaacccactgcagcccagcgctttctctaaccactgagcttctcaaacccactgcagcccagcgctttctctaaccactgagcttctcaaacccactgcagcccagcgctttctctaaccactgagcttctcaaacccactgccATCCAGCGTTTCGAAAGGAGATTGGTGACTCGAACCCAGTGTTGCACtgcagcgctttctctaaccactgagcttctcaaacccactgccATCCACACTGCAGTCTTGTGCTGTAACTCTGACTAACCCAAAGTTCTCGATGGCTTGAGTACCACAGTTGCTGTTCCCCTTAACCTTTGTGCATTTTAACTCCCTATTTTTACACACATCATGGTGACTGTCCATCCCTGCTGTTTGCTCTCTCCACTCTGATTTGCTTTCTCTATCCCTGCTGTTTGTTCTCTCCACTCTGATTTGCTCTCTCTATCCCTGCTGTTTGCTCTCTCCACTTGCTGGACCCTCCAGCTGAGGCTGAGGCtctgagagacatggatgccaaTCTGCTGTCTGGGTTCCTTCGACTGCAGGAGCTGGTAGGGGTGATAATACGCACATGCAGGCATAGTTTCAGAACAGTGTCATTCATGTGTGGCTGCAGAAGCCAGCCCCTCCAATCCACAGTTTGTTTGGGATGGTACTGAATTCATTCAGCCCCTTTCACTGGCTTCCATTTGGATTGCACTGACTGCATCCCCTCATGTAGCCTCCTGTGTGCCAACACCATGCCTGTCTATTCCAGTCACACCAGCTATGTAGATAtactgtgtgcatgcatgtggaAGGATGTGGACGCCTTTATAATCATTTGACTTTGAGTTAATCCATGGTGTTGATTATATTTGACAACAGTGAGTAAAGTCAATCAAAGTTATTCTCACACCTGTCTTCTGTAAAGATCTACCTGCACTGGGACTAGTGTTAAgcacttacaggagagaggtgtgagatctacctgcactggggctagtgttaaacacttagaggagagaggtgtgagatctacctgcactggggctagtgttaaacacttacaggagagaggtgtgagatctacctgcactggggctagtgttaaacacttacaggagagaggtgtgagatctacctgcactggggctagtgttaaacacttacaggagagaggtgtgagatctacctgcactggggctagtgttaaacacttacaggagagaggtgtgagatctaCCTGCACTGGGACTAGTGTTAAgcacttacaggagagaggtgtgagatctacctgcactggggctagtgttaaacacttacaggagagaggtgtgagatctacctgcactggggctagtgttaaacacttacaggagagaggtgtgagatccacctgcactggggctagtgttaaacacttacaggagagaggtgtgagatctaCTTGCGTTGGGGGTTATACTTTCAGGAACAGGAGTGAAGGATGTCCTCTTGAATCTCCTGAATATCTACAGCTGTAACTCTGTCACCCCGTGGTTATAACGGATACGATGCAAAGTCATCTCTATCACCACATGTTCTTTCAATCTTGTCCAGTTCACTCTGCCACGTTCACACCCTTGATAGAACTGGCTTTAGCTGGACCAGTGGCTTGTTATTGTGCTCCACACCCTCTGTAAATTAACTTTCATAACCTTTATTAAATAGTTTTacagtttttcttctttttgttaaatgttggcAGGTAGGAGGGAATGTGACGGTCATCTTCCTCAGTGAAATCGTCTGGGAGAAGTTCCGTCCGAACACCGGCTGCTTTGAGCCCCTGAAGATCTGCTTCCCGGACTACAGCAAAGGTGAGGCAGGATCAGCGGGAGCAGAGCGAGGGACCTCTGTGTTCCCAACCACAGATATaacacacagagcaatccacaccAGTGATAAGACATCCTCACACAGGAaatcagcactgcactgcactgcactctgcACTGGAGCATGAATTGGGACAATGAAACCAAATCCCTCGTAAAGCATCAGAACTCAGTTTGCAGGATCACGGTCACCTGGCCTCTCTCTGGTGTTTCATTAACTGGCACAACTGAAAGCAGGACGTTGCCAGCGTGAAATAAATTGGCCTGTGCACATGGGATCTGAAGGGCAGGCTTGCCCACATTCACGTTCACATCTCTAACCCTGCACACCCCACGCTGGGAACAAGGCAGACCCGGTGACCCACCTTCACATCTCTAACCAGACCTGGGCCATTCCCATGTAAAGTGCACCTGTGCAGCTTTCAGAATCCACTCAGAATTCTTATTCTTcagaatgttgttgaagctgacaccctgggatccttcaagaagctgcttgatgagagtctgggatcaataagctactaacaaccaaacgagcaagatgggccgaatggcttcctctcgtttgtaaactttcttatgttcttatgttcttatctgacAGTTCAGCACTGATTTGCAGTGATAGTCATGCTTCATTGAACCCCCAGAAGTGCTTTATAAAGCTCTCTGTAATCTGGAAAACATCAGTGAAGGGTAACGGTACAGTACACAGTACGGCTCGCGGTGCACACGGATTCACAGTACTGATTCACAGTACGGATCACGGTGCACACGGATTCACAGTACTGATTCACAGTACGGATCACGGTGCACATGGATACTCCAGTCCTATTGCTTGGTTGTTACTGTATAGAGCCCCCCTTTTTgacactctttctctctcttggtTGTTACTGTACAGAGAACCCTGTCTGACCCCTCTCTTTTGGTCTTTGATTTCCTCTTGCAGCTGAGCTGCAGCAGATCCTGTCTCTCGATCATCACCCTGACTACTCTGCAGACCTGTACGCTTCCTACATCAACATCCTGCTGGGTGTCTTCTACTCCGTCTGCCGAGACCTCAAGGAGCTCAGACATCTGGTGAGACGCGCACTGCTCTCCGACACTACCTGCTCCTCCCTACTGTTcaccacagccagtccactgcTCTGACACTGCCTGCTCCTCCCTACTGTTcaccacagccagtccactgcTCTGACACTGCCTGCTCCTCCCTACTGTTcaccacagccagtccactgcTCTGACACTGCCTGCTCCTCCCTACTGTTcaccacagccagtccactgcTCTGACACTGCCTGCTCCTCCCTACTGTTcaccacagccagtccactgcTCTGACACTGCCTGCTCCTCCCTACTGTTcaccacagccagtccactgcTCTGACACTGCCTGCTCCTCCCTACTGTTcaccacagccagtccactgcTCTGACACTGCCTGCTCCTCCCTGCTGTTcaccacagccagtccactgcTCTCCACACTGCCTGCTCCTCCCTACTGTTcaccacagccagtccactgcTCTGACACTGCCTGCTCCTCCCTACTGTTcaccacagccagtccactgcTCTCCAACACTGCCTGCTCCTCCCTACTGTTcaccacagccagtccactgcTCTGACACTGCCTGCTCCTCCCTACTGTTcaccacagccagtccactgcTCTCCAACACTGCCTGCTCCTCCCTACTGTTcaccacagccagtccactgcTCTGACACTGCCTGCTCCTCCCTACTGTTcaccacagccagtccactgcTCTCCAACACTGCCTGCTCCTCCCTACTGTTcaccacagccagtccactgcTCTCCAACACTGCCTGCTCCTCCCTGCTGTTCATCAGCCAGTCCACTGCTCTCCAACACTGCCTGCTCCTCCCTGCTGTTcaccacagccagtccactgcTCTCCCTACACTGCCTGCTCCTCCCTGCTGTTCATCACAGCCAGTCCACTGCTCTCCAACACTGCCTGCTCCTCCCTACTGTTcaccacagccagtccactgcTCTGACACTTCCTGCTCCTCCCTACTGTTcaccacagccagtccactgcTCTGACACTGCCTGCTCCTCCCTACTGTTcaccacagccagtccactgcTCTGACACTGCCTGCTCCTCCCTACTGTTcaccacagccagtccactgcTCTGACACTGCCTGCTCCTCCCTACTGTTcaccacagccagtccactgcTCTCCAACACTGCCTGCTCCTCCCTACTGTTCACCAGTCAGTCCACTGCTCTCCAACACTGCCTGCTCCTCCCTGCTGTTCATCAGTCAGTCCACTGCTCTGACTCTTCCTGCTCCTCCCTACTGTTcaccacagccagtccactgcTCTGACACTGCCTGCTCCTCCCTACTGTTcaccacagccagtccactgcTCTGACACTGCCTGCTCCTCCCTACTGTTcaccacagccagtccactgcTCTGACACTTCCTGCTCCTCCCTACTGTTCACCACAGTCGGTCTGCATGCCACTTTTCGATCGGTATACTGTCAGCGCAGCTTTACAGGACTCTGGggaaggaaaaatatcctgaataagcagcTGACCTGATTAAATGAGAGGCAGTCGAGACGACCTTAGccatgctttttttgtttctttttcaccTCCCAGCCCCCCTGCATGGAGTGTGGGGGTGCTCTGCTGTTTTGGTTGTAGTGTGTTGTACGGTGTGGGGGTGCTCTGCTGTTTTGGTTGTAGTGTGTTGTACGGTGTGGGGGTGCTCTGTGTTGGCTACTTTCTAACCCAGTGTCCTTCTCGTACTTTATATTCCATTCAAGTACTTCAGACTGGGAGGTAAAGATCTAatgcccttttttcttttcttttttttggtacaGGCTGCACTCAATTTTACCAAATTCTGTGAGCCGCTGGTAAAAGGAGAAGGTAAGCTGCTATCGGAGTAGTGGCTACAGCTGAGGGCAGGGGGTTCAGCTGAGGGCCTGAGGGCAGGGGGTTCAGCTGAGGGCCTGAGGGCAGGGGGTTCAGCTGAGGGCCTGAGGGCAGGGGGTTCAGCTGAGGGCCTGAGGGCAGGGGGTTCAGCTGGGGGGGGTTCAGCTGAGGGCAGGGGGGTTCAGCTGAGGGGCTGAGGGCAGGGGGTTCAGCTGAGGGCAGGGGGGTTCAGCTGAGGGGCTGAGGGCAGGGGGTTCAGCTGAGGGCAGGGGGGTTCAGCTGAGGGGCTGAGGGCAGGGGGTTCAGCTGAGGGCAGGGGGGTTCAGCTGAGGGGCTGAGGGCAGGGGGTTCAGCTGAGGGGCTGAGGGCAGGGGGTTCAGCTGAGGGCAGGGGGGTTCAGCTGAGGGCAGGGGGTTCAGCTGAGGGCAGGGGGGTTCAGCTGAGGGGCTGAGGGCAGGGGGTTCAGCTGAGGGCAGGGGGGTTCAGCTGAGGGGCTGAGGGCAGGGGGTTCAGCTGAGGGCAGGGGGGTTCAGCTGAGGGGCTGAGGGCAGGGGGGTTCAGCTGAGGGGCTGAAGGCAGGACGTTGAGTTACAGTGAGGGAGGTACTGTAGTGTGGCTAGCTGTTAGAGCTGTGTTTTAGAGaaatcctattttctgttcaagGAGGGGAGGTGCTCTGCAGGCAGAGGTTACTAGAGTAAGAATGTAAGAATGTTATTGTGATCGTGATGCACCCGTGTGTACCGGAGATGACAAGAAGCCAGAGATATCGGACTAGAATTCCTCTAAATGAACTTGCAGCAACCTGCCTGCTGGCCACTGGCCATCTTCTACCATATAGTTGATGTGTCAGCTTTTGTCCATTGGACTGATATCAATGCAATGTGGACTGCTGGCATGCTGTATCGGTGCAGAATTGTCCTGGAGGTGTTGGGCAAGGCACTAGTGAGACCCCTCATTATAATGAGAGTTTGCATTGATGTATAATAATTAACATATGAGTAAAAGCTATGCAAAGAACAAATATTTGTTCAATTGAAGGCTGTTTGAATTTGGTTGAAATTGCACTGGATCAATATGACCCTGAAACATAACAGCCAAACCTACATTGTGAACAGAACAGGAGGGTTGAAACAAAGTGACAGCGTGCAGTTTTGGAGGATTCCAGCGCTGTCTGTCAGGTCTCGCTCTGGATTCCAGCACTGTCTGTAAGGTCTCTGTCTCTGGTGTGTTTCAGCGAAGGAGTGCGACACGCACAAGCTGTGGAGGAACATTGAGCCTCACCTGAAGAAGGCCATGCAGACAGTCTACCTGCGGGAGATCTCCAGGTGAGCCAGGGTAGGGGCAGGGGCATAATCGTTCAATCGTTCTGTTAAAAGTGATCGTGACCCCTCTGATCATGCGAGTCTCACTCTGCTGTTTTGCAGTTCACAGTGGGAGGAGATGCAGCAGaaggagggagagctgcacctgAAAGGTAAGGTGCTCACAGGTCTGGCTGTTGGAGGGTAGCGTGTCATTTTATTGGTTAAGCATCTAGATGCAGGAAATCTTGcttctgaacccccccccccccccccaaacaattTGTACTTCATGATGAGGTGGGCTTCCTATACATTCCTAGAAATTCTGCACTATGCTCAAGCTTCATTCGTTTTAaggtaaaatacaatttttgtttgtgttatcaAATTGTcgtataaatttaaatatatctgagTTATTATAATGAGTTTcattaatttgtaatattttacatgAAAGAGTATTTGCTAGTGTGGCTGTGATCCAGAAGCTGGCTGTATTCTCACTGTGTAATCCTAGAGGGAGGGGTGTGGAGGAGGGCTGATGCACATGCAGCTAGAAGCCAGCTATAGAATGAAGAGATTTATTCAATTGTTTTGCCCTTGAATTGATAGAAGTTGAAGCAAGGAGGAAAGACAGGCACAGAGGATCAGTGGTGCTGAGGGGGTCCTGCCTGCCTTTCAGACTCTATCTGGGTGTGCTGTTAGCTTTAATTAACGCAGAGATTGGTCTTGCAAGAGAGGCTGGGAGCTCACTGCAGTGCAGGGACCGGAGGAGTGGCTCTGCTGGCTGAATCGGTAATGAGCTGCTCAGGTCAATGTGGACGAGAATCGCATTCAGGGATTCAGACAGAATCACAGGACAGATTTAACCTGTTAAAAGCCCTGGGCTTTTAATCTGTGAATAGTATTTTg
This window of the Polyodon spathula isolate WHYD16114869_AA chromosome 7, ASM1765450v1, whole genome shotgun sequence genome carries:
- the orc5 gene encoding origin recognition complex subunit 5, which translates into the protein MPALIQHPGYSESELQRVEEKLVCRESQVSMLLSIFGEPQQYSYPSVFIYGHAATGKSLVTQTLLRELQLPHALLNCVECFTSRLLFEHILNQLYAHSPSPDNEFSSHTRCDSFNDFIRLYRQLADLHQQDTTYIVTEAEALRDMDANLLSGFLRLQELVGGNVTVIFLSEIVWEKFRPNTGCFEPLKICFPDYSKAELQQILSLDHHPDYSADLYASYINILLGVFYSVCRDLKELRHLAALNFTKFCEPLVKGEAKECDTHKLWRNIEPHLKKAMQTVYLREISSSQWEEMQQKEGELHLKGLSAHAHVELPYYSKYLLIAAYLASFNPTRADKRFFLKHHGKIKKTNFLKKHEKTSNHLLGPKPFPLDRLLAIFYSIVDSRVAPTANIFSQISSLVVLQLLALVGHDDQLNSPKYKCAVSFDFIRAIARTVNFEIVKYLYDFL